TAGCATTAACATTTTGTGCTAATTTGCGGTTTGCTTCCGTAATAACTTGTATATATTTCGAAATATCATTTAATGATAAATGCTTACTTATTTCCGTAATTTCTGCCTCTAAATCTGGATATGCTTTGATAACCTCTAGCTGTATTTTAGCATGTAATACATCTTGAAAATAAGCGTTTAAACTATTTAAATACAATTGCTGTAAAGGACGTGTATTAGCAATTTTTGTGCATTCGATCAAATATATCATGGCCATTTGCGTATCTTTCACCATTAATTCAGCTAATTTAGTGACTGATTTTCTTAGTTGTGTAAACGACTGCTCTTCTGTTAATACAATAGCTTCTTCTTTATCAGAAGTAACAAAGCTTAAAGTATGTGCAATCGCCGAAGAAATACCAGACAGTTTTAGTTCTTCTATATAATTCTCTTTCGATGCTGGTTTAAAATGAACAAGTTGGCATCTTGAGTGTATTGTTGGCAATATTTGATCTTTCTTAGTTGTAAGTAACAGGGCTATCGTATTTGGAGGTGGTTCTTCCAAAAATTTCAGTATACTATTTTCACCCTGTACTGTTAGTTTATCAAAAGCTTCAATAATGTAAACTTTATATTGACTTTCTATTGGTTTTTGATTCATTTTTCTTAATAATTCTTCTATTTGTTGTTTCTTAATCGTTGTTTCATCTGATTGTATATATACGAAGTCAGGATGATTAAAGCTCTGAACTTTTGAAACACAATTTTGTTCAGCATCACATAATATCTGCTCAGCAAAATACATAGCTGTAGACTTCATTTCAAACAGGTTATCTCCTTCAAATAAGTAAGCATGAGATAACTGTTTAGCACTTATTAAATGATCAATTTCTTTTGTTAATTGCATATTTTACGCTCCTTGCAATAAAAAAGCTGCACTAACGGCAGCTAATCAGTTCTAAAATTGATGGAATTTTTCAATTGGCATAACGAATACTGTTGCGCCACCCACTTCTACTTCTACCGGATATGGAATATAAGAATCCGCACTACCGCCCATAGGTGTGATAGGTGAAACAAGCTGTTCACGATTACCACAAGTTCCATCGATAACACGTAATAATTCGTCTACACGTTCGTCATTAACACCACATAAAAATGTTGTATTTCCAGCTCTTAA
This portion of the Mammaliicoccus vitulinus genome encodes:
- a CDS encoding cyclic-di-AMP receptor gives rise to the protein MKMIIAIVQDQDSQNLSEALIEKDFRATKLATTGGFLRAGNTTFLCGVNDERVDELLRVIDGTCGNREQLVSPITPMGGSADSYIPYPVEVEVGGATVFVMPIEKFHQF